A region from the Desulfitobacterium dehalogenans ATCC 51507 genome encodes:
- the ldhH gene encoding L-lactate dehydrogenase (quinone) large subunit LdhH: MADARFKQEIENALDNDILRGALGRFGDVYGKNREQAYQGYDFDTLREKVVEAKGYAANHLDEMIEQFEKAATSRGAKVFHAETGEDAKKYIIELAKQQKVKNIVKSKSMASEEIHLNAALLKEGFDVQETDLGEWIVQLAGQRPSHMVMPAIHMTKEQVADTFNNNLSYTSDPVITKLVKTARQEMRKKFVEADMGISGANIAVAETGTLMMMTNEGNARLTSTWPRVHVFLVGIEKFVPKFEDAGYILQTLPRNGTAQQITSYVTMITGPNPTYYPDGSLEDKEFHIILMDNGRRKMYADEQFKQVFQCIRCAACLNVCPAFQLVGGHVYGHIYTGGIGTILTAFLNSEKDAENPQNLCLQCGKCTEVCAGKLDIPGMILEIRNRVGDKKGLPMTQKFILDVVSNRRLFHSLLRVASKAQLPFSKGQPTIRHLPFFLSGLTEKRSLPTIVDVPFRDVIKKMNQDVKNPKGTIAFFGGCLVDFVYPKIGEGVVKVLNEKGYKVTFPEGQSCCGAPASYMGDRQNARKSAIMNIEAMDAEKVDYVVSACPTCTHALIDSFKELLADDPAMLKRAEELSKKSMDFSKLLTVLGGLEEGGDGVPLKVTYHDSCHLRRKMGVIQEPRNILSNIKGVELTEMNESDRCCGFAGSYSIKFPEMSGPILERKLRNIEATGADVVAVDCPGCLMQINGGLDQTDLKVKVKHTAELLLEKRQNKK, translated from the coding sequence ATGGCTGATGCGCGTTTTAAACAAGAGATCGAGAATGCCTTAGATAATGATATCCTTAGAGGAGCTTTAGGCCGTTTCGGGGATGTCTATGGCAAAAACCGGGAGCAGGCTTATCAAGGGTATGATTTTGATACTCTCCGTGAAAAAGTCGTAGAAGCCAAAGGCTATGCTGCCAATCATCTGGATGAGATGATTGAGCAGTTTGAGAAGGCGGCCACCTCCCGGGGAGCAAAGGTGTTTCATGCCGAAACAGGTGAGGATGCCAAAAAGTATATTATTGAATTGGCCAAACAGCAAAAGGTCAAAAATATTGTGAAATCCAAATCCATGGCTTCGGAAGAAATCCATCTCAATGCGGCTCTGCTCAAGGAAGGCTTTGATGTTCAAGAGACGGATTTGGGGGAATGGATCGTCCAGTTAGCAGGGCAGAGACCTTCCCACATGGTTATGCCTGCTATCCACATGACCAAAGAGCAGGTGGCAGACACCTTCAATAATAATCTGAGCTATACCAGTGATCCGGTCATCACCAAATTGGTGAAGACTGCCCGGCAGGAAATGCGTAAGAAATTCGTCGAGGCCGATATGGGAATATCGGGAGCTAATATCGCGGTGGCCGAAACAGGAACCCTGATGATGATGACCAATGAGGGAAATGCCCGCTTGACATCTACTTGGCCCCGTGTCCATGTTTTTCTGGTAGGGATAGAGAAATTTGTCCCCAAATTTGAAGATGCGGGGTATATCCTGCAGACCCTGCCCCGGAATGGCACAGCCCAGCAAATTACCAGCTACGTAACCATGATTACAGGCCCTAATCCCACTTATTATCCCGATGGTTCCCTTGAGGATAAAGAATTTCATATTATTCTGATGGATAATGGACGCCGGAAAATGTATGCTGATGAGCAGTTCAAGCAGGTTTTCCAGTGTATCCGCTGCGCTGCCTGCTTAAATGTTTGCCCTGCTTTCCAACTGGTGGGCGGGCATGTCTACGGCCATATTTATACCGGGGGCATCGGCACCATTCTCACTGCGTTCCTGAACTCGGAAAAGGATGCCGAAAATCCGCAAAACCTTTGTCTTCAATGCGGTAAGTGTACTGAAGTATGTGCCGGTAAACTGGATATCCCGGGAATGATCCTGGAGATCCGGAATCGAGTCGGTGATAAAAAGGGCTTGCCCATGACTCAGAAATTCATTCTGGATGTGGTCTCTAACCGACGCCTCTTCCATTCTTTATTGAGAGTGGCTTCCAAAGCCCAGCTGCCCTTTTCTAAAGGTCAGCCCACCATTCGTCATTTACCCTTCTTCTTGTCAGGACTGACTGAGAAGAGAAGCTTGCCAACAATTGTGGATGTTCCTTTTAGAGATGTTATCAAGAAGATGAACCAAGATGTTAAGAATCCTAAAGGCACCATTGCCTTTTTTGGCGGTTGTCTTGTGGACTTTGTCTATCCCAAAATTGGTGAAGGGGTCGTAAAGGTTCTCAATGAAAAAGGGTATAAAGTAACCTTCCCTGAAGGCCAGTCCTGTTGTGGGGCTCCCGCGTCTTACATGGGCGATCGTCAAAATGCCCGCAAATCGGCGATTATGAACATCGAGGCCATGGATGCGGAAAAGGTGGATTATGTGGTTTCTGCTTGCCCCACCTGTACTCATGCCTTGATTGACAGTTTCAAAGAACTTCTTGCCGACGATCCGGCAATGCTCAAACGTGCTGAAGAACTTAGTAAGAAATCCATGGACTTCTCCAAGCTTCTGACGGTCTTAGGCGGCCTTGAGGAAGGGGGAGACGGAGTACCTTTAAAGGTGACTTATCATGACTCCTGTCACTTAAGACGGAAAATGGGTGTCATTCAGGAACCCCGGAATATCCTCTCCAATATCAAAGGCGTTGAGCTGACAGAGATGAATGAGTCGGATCGTTGTTGTGGATTTGCAGGCTCCTATTCCATTAAATTCCCGGAGATGTCCGGACCGATTCTGGAAAGAAAGCTTCGCAATATTGAAGCGACCGGGGCGGATGTTGTCGCTGTGGATTGCCCGGGATGCTTAATGCAGATTAACGGCGGATTGGATCAAACGGACCTCAAAGTTAAGGTGAAGCACACCGCCGAGTTGCTCTTAGAAAAACGCCAAAACAAAAAGTAA
- a CDS encoding LutC/YkgG family protein, which yields MGDMNFLYERFQTKLQAVSGECYRAKTLKDAEELIAQIVKEKEIESVAMVNSPIAKAMSLPEKLSDRGITVYTERYPEVTPTVGAGITEMKWAIAELGTLVQYAEDVNERLCSSFTPIHIALVQTSTLLPDIMTALATVHKEPRIPGFVGFITGPSRTSDIERVLTIGVHGPEQLIAIFIDEETGEGVSNG from the coding sequence ATGGGAGACATGAATTTTTTATATGAGCGTTTTCAGACTAAGCTCCAAGCTGTGTCTGGCGAGTGTTATCGTGCAAAAACGCTCAAAGATGCTGAAGAATTAATTGCCCAGATAGTGAAAGAAAAAGAAATTGAAAGCGTAGCCATGGTCAATTCCCCCATAGCTAAAGCAATGAGCCTGCCTGAGAAGCTTTCCGATCGAGGGATAACTGTATATACAGAGCGTTATCCGGAAGTTACTCCTACTGTCGGTGCAGGGATAACCGAGATGAAATGGGCTATTGCTGAACTAGGGACATTAGTCCAATATGCAGAGGATGTGAATGAACGGCTTTGCTCCTCATTTACTCCAATACATATCGCCTTGGTTCAGACCTCTACCTTGTTGCCTGATATTATGACTGCCTTAGCTACAGTTCATAAGGAGCCCAGAATTCCAGGATTTGTTGGTTTTATCACAGGTCCCAGCCGGACTTCAGATATTGAACGGGTCCTGACCATCGGCGTTCACGGTCCTGAGCAATTGATCGCAATATTTATTGATGAAGAGACAGGGGAGGGTGTAAGCAATGGCTGA
- a CDS encoding NAD(P)-dependent malic enzyme — protein sequence MSRIKNLREEALEFHKVQPGKLEVRVTVPAKDRDDLTLAYSPGVAEPVKEIAENLENLDIYTNHANYVSIVSNGTAILGLGNLGAAASMPVMEGKSLLFKAFGDVDAFPLCVNTTDVDKIVEIVELTAPTFGGVNLEDIKAPECFDIEEKLKTRGIFKGPIFHDDQHGTAVVTLAGLINALKVVGKKIEDIKVVANGAGAAGIAIIKLLMSMGLKNVIMCDTKGAIYEGRAEGMNRWKEEIAKATNPEKYSGDLAGALVGADAFIGISAANVLNEDMIRSMAKDPIVFCQANPIPEIWPIERAFAAGAKVISTGRSDVINQINNVLAFPGMFRGAIDVRATDINDAMKVAAAYAIADIVKDEELSADYIIPSTFNPEVAPAVAAAVAKAAMDSGIARRPMDPQEVAENLKKRLANQYK from the coding sequence ATGAGTCGTATTAAAAACTTACGTGAAGAGGCTTTAGAATTCCACAAAGTGCAACCGGGTAAACTTGAAGTACGTGTTACTGTCCCAGCCAAAGACCGGGATGACCTTACACTTGCCTACTCTCCAGGAGTGGCAGAGCCTGTCAAGGAAATTGCCGAAAATCTAGAAAATCTTGATATCTACACCAATCATGCCAACTATGTCAGCATTGTTTCTAATGGAACGGCTATATTAGGCCTTGGCAATCTGGGTGCCGCGGCATCCATGCCTGTTATGGAAGGAAAATCACTTCTCTTCAAAGCGTTTGGAGATGTTGACGCATTTCCTCTTTGCGTAAACACTACAGATGTGGATAAAATTGTTGAGATCGTTGAATTAACCGCACCCACCTTCGGTGGCGTTAACTTGGAAGATATCAAAGCTCCAGAGTGCTTTGATATCGAAGAAAAACTTAAAACCCGCGGAATCTTCAAAGGCCCGATCTTTCACGATGATCAACACGGAACCGCTGTAGTAACCTTAGCTGGCTTGATCAATGCTCTAAAAGTTGTGGGCAAGAAAATCGAAGACATTAAAGTTGTCGCCAATGGTGCAGGTGCAGCCGGCATCGCTATCATCAAGCTTCTTATGAGCATGGGCCTGAAAAATGTTATCATGTGCGATACAAAAGGTGCTATTTACGAGGGTCGTGCTGAAGGTATGAACCGTTGGAAAGAAGAGATTGCCAAAGCAACCAACCCAGAGAAATACAGCGGAGATCTTGCCGGTGCTTTAGTAGGAGCAGATGCTTTTATCGGAATCTCTGCAGCTAATGTCCTCAATGAAGATATGATTCGTTCCATGGCTAAAGATCCCATCGTCTTCTGCCAGGCTAATCCAATACCGGAAATCTGGCCTATTGAGAGAGCCTTTGCAGCCGGCGCCAAAGTAATTTCCACCGGACGTTCTGATGTCATCAATCAAATCAACAACGTTCTGGCCTTCCCGGGAATGTTCCGCGGAGCTATTGATGTTCGGGCAACCGATATTAATGATGCCATGAAAGTTGCAGCTGCTTATGCCATTGCCGACATCGTAAAAGATGAAGAACTTAGTGCAGACTACATCATTCCCAGCACCTTCAATCCTGAGGTTGCTCCTGCAGTAGCTGCGGCAGTCGCTAAAGCGGCAATGGATTCCGGTATTGCCAGACGTCCCATGGATCCTCAAGAAGTAGCTGAAAATCTCAAAAAGAGATTAGCAAACCAATATAAATAA
- a CDS encoding HpcH/HpaI aldolase/citrate lyase family protein produces MAVMRSVMYIPGNNPKMVAKAPEIPADIITFDLEDAVPPAEKEAARQIVRENLEYGATGGAQVFVRLNNWETGLTNDDLEAIVWPGLHGVTLAKTGCAADVQRLEWKLEELEMRRGIPVGTVKISMLLETAKGIANAEECCLASKRNVNAIFGAVDYCRDMRVKITNEAVEQQYGRSKVGVACRAAGIVAIDAPFVDYANIPAFEKNVAEGKQMGYEGRMIIHPGQVEPSNRLYAPDPADVKWAQDVVKVFEEEGLAKGKAAVSLNGKMVDTPVYLNAKDILASQAEIDAKNAGK; encoded by the coding sequence ATGGCTGTTATGAGATCCGTTATGTACATTCCCGGAAACAATCCTAAAATGGTGGCTAAAGCACCTGAAATTCCTGCCGACATCATTACCTTCGATTTAGAAGATGCTGTACCACCTGCGGAAAAAGAAGCAGCTCGTCAGATCGTAAGAGAAAATTTAGAATATGGTGCCACTGGTGGCGCCCAAGTATTTGTTCGTCTCAATAACTGGGAAACCGGCTTAACTAATGATGACTTAGAAGCTATTGTATGGCCTGGCCTCCATGGCGTTACCTTAGCTAAAACCGGTTGTGCAGCCGACGTACAACGCCTGGAGTGGAAACTGGAAGAGTTGGAAATGCGTCGCGGAATTCCTGTTGGAACTGTAAAAATTTCCATGCTTCTTGAAACTGCTAAAGGTATTGCTAACGCTGAAGAATGCTGCTTAGCCAGCAAGCGCAATGTCAATGCTATCTTTGGTGCTGTTGACTATTGCCGTGACATGCGTGTTAAAATAACAAATGAAGCGGTTGAGCAACAATATGGCCGTTCAAAAGTCGGAGTAGCATGCCGTGCTGCCGGAATCGTTGCTATCGACGCTCCTTTCGTTGATTACGCCAATATCCCTGCCTTTGAAAAGAACGTTGCCGAAGGTAAACAAATGGGCTATGAAGGTCGCATGATCATTCACCCAGGACAAGTTGAACCTTCCAACAGACTGTATGCTCCAGATCCTGCTGATGTTAAATGGGCTCAAGATGTAGTTAAGGTCTTTGAAGAAGAAGGTCTGGCCAAAGGTAAAGCTGCCGTTTCCTTAAATGGAAAAATGGTAGACACCCCTGTTTATCTTAATGCAAAGGATATCTTAGCGTCTCAAGCTGAAATTGATGCTAAAAATGCCGGCAAATAA
- a CDS encoding succinate--CoA ligase subunit alpha, whose amino-acid sequence MGILINNETKVIVQGITGREGSVRTKYMKDYGTNLIGGTSPGKSGQEVHSVPVFNTVKEIVREQGDIDFSVIFVPGSALKTAVMEAADAGVKNIIPCVEGTPIHDIMEMIAYAKAKGSRLIGPGSIGILTPGEAVVGWLGGNVEWANKFFQKGHIGVFSRSGGQSGTIPWVLREGGFGVSTVIHTGTEPVLGTSMADLLPFFEEDPDTHGVAVYAEIGGSQEEECAEVIAAGKFTKPFVIYVAGAWAPEGQRFSHASNIVERGRGSAKSKMEAITQAGGFVAERPTDIPLILKEKLGK is encoded by the coding sequence ATGGGCATTTTGATCAATAATGAGACCAAAGTGATTGTCCAAGGAATTACCGGACGGGAAGGTTCGGTGCGGACAAAGTATATGAAAGACTATGGTACGAATCTGATCGGTGGAACAAGTCCCGGAAAATCAGGACAAGAAGTTCACAGTGTTCCGGTATTTAATACTGTTAAGGAAATTGTCCGCGAACAGGGTGATATCGACTTCAGTGTAATTTTCGTACCGGGAAGTGCTTTGAAAACAGCTGTTATGGAAGCCGCCGACGCTGGGGTTAAGAATATTATTCCCTGCGTAGAAGGCACTCCTATTCATGACATTATGGAAATGATCGCTTATGCAAAGGCTAAAGGTTCAAGATTGATTGGACCGGGTTCCATTGGTATTCTCACTCCGGGAGAAGCCGTAGTCGGATGGCTTGGCGGCAACGTGGAGTGGGCTAATAAATTCTTCCAAAAAGGTCACATCGGTGTATTTTCACGCAGCGGCGGGCAATCAGGAACTATTCCCTGGGTGCTTAGAGAAGGTGGATTTGGCGTCAGTACTGTCATTCACACCGGAACAGAGCCTGTTCTTGGTACCTCCATGGCTGATCTCTTGCCCTTCTTTGAAGAAGACCCTGATACCCATGGCGTAGCGGTTTACGCAGAAATCGGTGGATCCCAGGAAGAAGAATGTGCTGAAGTTATCGCAGCCGGTAAATTCACCAAGCCTTTTGTAATCTATGTAGCCGGTGCCTGGGCTCCGGAAGGTCAACGCTTCTCCCATGCTTCTAATATCGTTGAGCGTGGCCGCGGTTCTGCAAAGAGCAAGATGGAAGCAATCACCCAAGCCGGTGGATTTGTAGCTGAAAGACCGACAGATATTCCCTTGATCCTAAAAGAAAAATTAGGTAAATAA